One Oncorhynchus masou masou isolate Uvic2021 chromosome 2, UVic_Omas_1.1, whole genome shotgun sequence genomic region harbors:
- the LOC135552335 gene encoding regulator of G-protein signaling 9-binding protein-like: protein MGGTDECKTMLDALNKVTACYRHLVIALGSTSDSQNLREELKKTRKKAQELAVANRNKLTELLKDKTTSKDDRAEYERLWVLFTSSMELLEVDMKRSLEIGQEFPLKVPTRHLIQTGMTGSTTTVAARAMSVQNMKYDADSNIDTADLKELQAEITQVGQMMEEMEMKVQVAPWAVEAKQEAGAELKSTLSVGNSSVGVISICEEEPKDEIDEGGDNNGMITCIAGFIFVAIVVIAGILGYFVIGG from the coding sequence ATGGGGGGCACAGATGAGTGTAAAACCATGTTGGATGCTCTGAACAAAGTCACAGCGTGCTACAGGCACCTGGTCATCGCGCTGGGCAGCACATCGGACTCTCAGAACCTGCGCGAGGAACTCAAGAAGACCCGGAAGAAAGCCCAGGAGCTTGCGGTGGCCAACCGGAATAAACTAACCGAGTTGCTCAAAGACAAGACCACCAGCAAGGACGACCGGGCTGAGTATGAGAGGCTATGGGTGCTGTTCACCAGCAGCATGGAGCTACTGGAAGTGGACATGAAGCGGAGCTTGGAGATCGGGCAGGAGTTCCCCCTCAAGGTGCCCACCAGACATCTCATCCAGACGGGCATGACCGGCAGCACCACCACGGTGGCCGCCAGGGCCATGTCTGTGCAGAACATGAAGTACGATGCGGACAGCAACATCGACACTGCCGACCTGAAGGAGCTCCAGGCTGAGATCACCCAGGTGGGCCAgatgatggaggagatggagatgaaGGTGCAGGTGGCTCCGTGGGCCGTGGAGGCCAAGCAGGAGGCCGGCGCCGAGCTCAAATCCACCCTGAGCGTCGGGAACTCCTCCGTGGGCGTCATTTCCATCTGTGAAGAGGAGCCCAAGGATGAGATAGATGAAGGAGGTGACAATAACGGAATGATCACATGCATCGCTGGGTTCATATTCGTTGCTATTGTAGTAATCGCCGGGATTCTAGGATACTTCGTAATCGGTGGATAG